One Brassica napus cultivar Da-Ae chromosome C4, Da-Ae, whole genome shotgun sequence genomic region harbors:
- the LOC106391503 gene encoding LOW QUALITY PROTEIN: probable E3 ubiquitin-protein ligase ZFP1 (The sequence of the model RefSeq protein was modified relative to this genomic sequence to represent the inferred CDS: deleted 1 base in 1 codon), with protein sequence MGDSFSATIWVSWTPRLKIRIIMGHRHFPGSFQFFDDEQDQGWNHIHPEHPYTSLARTGTSVSRSHVNPAGNMLNEGMPFSSHWNSSTGPNAYTASGHGVERPHYNPGTSGPSHVPFMSTAAATFSAPHEHYVTSASSSYCNSQTWSLDSYVDLHMENVRGAQKRKTPCDSSVYEMGSSSHYHGGRTSSDIPFSSELDMGKSTTRDHGPHYMPWLMNPSYRSNNLSIRGESSSRNVRSRPTLDLETSVDRNIFSRSLDLDSHPTHHNVEHSSSGQFPGQTSHRNKDWNWNFPRHSPVPRDLNGFSPKTNNFLPTRSVANSTSVDTSWYHQGLIGNRNSTVSHGFPGTSTQSATSSRFSHRSTPTYRSSSNGLRLEHSASSSGDRSPFVTETYPSRHLRPPPHISWRSSDRPGRRRSSYERFQPPFDEVALHEPFSSQGFMAVDHQQHYGSRNMHDHHRDLRLDIDDMTYEDLLDLVERIGSVNTGLSNGAIASCLLETIFYPLYQTDEERKCAICLEEYKEGEELGELKGCGHDYHGGCIKKWLSLKNSCPICKSPALPDASKNPYDR encoded by the exons aTGGGTGACTCGTTTTCAGCAACCATTTG GGTTAGCTGGACTCCAAGGTTGAAGATTCGTATAATCATGGGGCACAGACATTTTCCTGGTTCTTTCCAATTTTTCGATGATGAACAAGATCAAGGCTGGAACCATATACACCCAGAGCACCCATATACGAGTCTAG CAAGAACTGGGACCAGTGTGAGCAGATCGCATGTTAATCCAGCTGGAAACATGTTGAATGAAGGAATGCCATTTTCTtcgcactggaactcttctacAGGACCAAATGCCTATACTGCCTCAGGTCATGGTGTGGAGAGGCCACACTACAATCCAGGGACTAGCGGCCCCTCCCATGTTCCTTTCATGAGTACAGCAGCTGCAACTTTCTCTGCTCCACATGAACATTATGTGACATCTGCATCTTCTTCGTACTGCAACAGTCAGACATGGTCATTAGATAGCTATGTTGATCTACATATGGAAAATGTGAGAGGAGCACAGAAGCGGAAAACCCCATGCGATTCTTCCGTCTATGAAATGGGTAGTTCAAGCCATTACCACGGTGGCAGAACTTCCTCAGATATCCCTTTCTCCTCGGAGTTGGACATGGGAAAATCAACAACTCGTGATCATGGTCCTCATTACATGCCGTGGCTCATGAACCCAAGTTACAGAAGTAATAATCTCTCGATCAGGGGAGAGAGTTCTTCAAGGAATGTCCGGAGTCGTCCTACACTTGATTTAGAGACTAGTGTagatagaaatattttttcaagAAGCTTGGACCTTGATTCTCATCCTACACATCACAATGTTGAGCACTCTAGCTCAGGTCAGTTTCCTGGTCAAACATCTCACAGGAATAAGGACTGGAACTGGAACTTTCCTAGACACTCCCCAGTACCTAGAG ATTTAAATGGCTTTAGTCCAAAGACAAATAATTTTCTTCCCACGAGAAGTGTCGCCAACAGCACATCTGTTGATACCTCTTGGTATCACCAAGGGCTAATCGGAAACAGAAACTCTACAGTTTCCCACGGTTTTCCTGGAACTTCAACACAATCTGCAACTAGCTCCCGCTTCTCTCATAGGTCAACACCCACCTATAGATCTTCTTCAAACGGTTTGCGATTGGAACATTCAGCATCTTCTTCTGGAGATAGGTCTCCTTTTGTCACTGAGACATATCCTTCTAGGCATCTGAGGCCACCACCACACATCTCATGGCGTAGCAGTGATCGCCCAGGGAGACGCAGGAGTTCCTATGAGAGGTTTCAGCCTCCTTTCGATGAAGTTGCTCTCCATGAACCATTTTCATCTCAG GGATTTATGGCTGTAGATCACCAACAGCACTATGGATCCAGGAATATGCATGATCACCACAGAGACTTGAGGCTCGACATCGATGACATGACCTACGAG GACCTTCTTGATCTTGTTGAAAGGATTGGGAGTGTGAACACTGGTCTATCCAATGGCGCAATCGCCAGTTGCTTGTTAGAGACGATATTCTACCCGTTGTATCAAACGGATGAGGAAAGAAAATGTGCAATCTGCCTG GAGGAATACAAGGAAGGAGAAGAGTTGGGGGAACTTAAAGGGTGTGGTCATGACTACCATGGAGGGTGCATAAAGAAATGGCTGTCTTTGAAGAACTCTTGCCCTATCTGCAAATCACCTGCT TTACCTGATGCTTCTAAGAACCCATATGATAGATAa